The Peribacillus sp. FSL P2-0133 genome has a segment encoding these proteins:
- a CDS encoding ABC transporter permease, giving the protein MFSYTVRRLGSLIPVLLGMAFIVFMMIRAIPGNPAQVILGQQATEEAVAAMTKELGLDKPWFIQFWDYLSGLLKGDLGVSLKTNSPVSEEIGPYLMATIELALIAMIIAVVIGVNAGIISAWFQNSWFDYVAMVIALIGLSMPIFWLGLMEQYIVSIQWDLLPTTGRDNIRDPVEAITGLYLMDTLMAGRVDQFFEVIKHLILPGIALATIPMAIIARMTRSSMLEVMRSDFIRTARAKGMRMFWVVYKHSLKNALIPVVTVIGLQTGLLLGGAILTENIFGWPGIGTYIYDAILSRDYPVIQSGILVIAFLFVMINLVVDLLYAAIDPRIKYK; this is encoded by the coding sequence TTGTTTTCCTATACCGTACGACGTTTAGGATCTCTCATTCCAGTGTTACTCGGAATGGCATTTATTGTATTCATGATGATTCGGGCGATTCCTGGAAATCCAGCACAGGTGATTTTAGGGCAGCAAGCAACGGAAGAGGCAGTCGCTGCAATGACAAAGGAACTAGGTCTGGATAAACCTTGGTTCATTCAGTTTTGGGATTATTTATCAGGTCTGTTAAAGGGAGACCTGGGTGTTTCGTTAAAAACGAATAGTCCGGTTTCTGAAGAAATTGGGCCATATCTAATGGCCACGATAGAACTGGCCTTGATCGCCATGATCATCGCCGTGGTCATAGGCGTGAATGCAGGGATAATATCAGCTTGGTTTCAAAACTCATGGTTTGATTATGTCGCCATGGTGATTGCGTTGATTGGTTTGTCCATGCCTATTTTCTGGCTGGGATTAATGGAGCAATACATCGTTTCAATTCAATGGGATTTACTTCCGACGACAGGGCGGGATAATATCAGGGATCCCGTTGAAGCCATAACCGGCCTGTATTTGATGGATACACTCATGGCTGGCAGGGTTGATCAGTTTTTCGAGGTGATCAAACATCTCATTTTGCCGGGGATTGCGCTTGCGACCATTCCGATGGCCATTATTGCAAGGATGACACGTTCGTCCATGCTGGAAGTTATGAGATCGGATTTTATTCGTACGGCTCGTGCTAAAGGAATGAGAATGTTTTGGGTTGTTTACAAGCACTCCCTTAAGAATGCCCTGATTCCAGTGGTGACGGTTATCGGCCTGCAGACAGGATTACTTTTAGGCGGCGCCATATTAACGGAAAACATTTTTGGGTGGCCAGGTATCGGTACATATATTTATGATGCAATACTATCTCGGGATTATCCGGTGATACAGTCCGGAATTCTCGTCATCGCCTTTTTGTTTGTCATGATTAATCTAGTTGTGGACTTGTTGTATGCAGCGATCGATCCTAGGATTAAGTATAAATAG
- a CDS encoding ABC transporter substrate-binding protein yields MKKTLALLLTGILALSLALAGCSSSTSKEKDDGKGGSSEAKGGVLIYGKGGDAVGLDPAIVTDGESFIVTQQIFETLVKYGEDDTEINPGLAESWEVSDDAKTYTFKLKTGIKFHDGTDFNADAVVKNFQRWAKSKDEGKFAYYASMFGGFEGDEGHVIKEVKAIDASTVEFTLNRPQAPFLKNLAMPTFAIASPAGIEKEGDDFTKNPSGTGPFKFKSWKPGDTIEVVKNDDYWQEGLPKLDGITFKVIKDNSARLNAAIKGEIDLMDGLNPSDISKVTGDENLQIFERASMNVGYFAFNVEKAPFDKKEVRQAISHLINKKEIIDNFYEGTAEPAKNPMPPSVSGYNDKVEDYDYDVEKAKELLKKAGLEDGFKMDLWAMPVPRPYMPDGQKVAEAIQASLKQVGIEANIVSYEWAAYLEKVQAGEAQSFMMGWTGDNGDADNFLYTLLDKDNIGSNNYARYANDEVHKLLIEAQSTADEAKRNELYGKAQEIIHDDAPWVPLVHSLPQLAGSKTVKGFVPHPTGSQSLVNVSLEN; encoded by the coding sequence ATGAAGAAAACATTGGCATTATTGCTGACTGGTATCCTGGCTCTTTCGCTAGCGCTTGCGGGATGCTCCTCGTCTACATCAAAAGAAAAAGATGATGGTAAAGGGGGATCGAGTGAAGCGAAGGGCGGCGTATTGATATACGGTAAAGGCGGAGACGCTGTCGGTCTTGACCCGGCTATCGTAACCGATGGGGAATCATTCATCGTCACACAGCAGATTTTTGAAACGCTTGTGAAATATGGGGAAGATGATACGGAAATCAATCCGGGTCTTGCGGAATCATGGGAAGTGTCCGATGACGCAAAAACATACACATTCAAATTGAAAACCGGAATCAAGTTCCATGATGGTACGGATTTCAATGCAGATGCAGTCGTAAAAAACTTTCAACGTTGGGCAAAGAGTAAGGATGAGGGTAAATTTGCTTACTATGCCTCCATGTTCGGAGGATTTGAAGGTGATGAAGGCCATGTTATCAAAGAAGTAAAAGCGATCGATGCCAGCACGGTGGAATTCACTTTGAACCGTCCGCAGGCGCCGTTCCTGAAAAACCTTGCCATGCCTACATTTGCAATAGCCAGTCCGGCTGGAATTGAAAAAGAGGGTGATGACTTCACTAAAAATCCATCTGGTACAGGTCCTTTCAAATTCAAATCATGGAAACCTGGCGATACGATTGAAGTTGTGAAAAACGATGATTACTGGCAAGAAGGACTGCCGAAACTTGATGGAATCACGTTTAAGGTCATTAAAGATAACTCTGCGCGTTTAAATGCTGCAATCAAGGGTGAAATCGACCTGATGGACGGGTTGAACCCAAGTGATATCAGTAAGGTTACAGGAGATGAAAACCTGCAAATATTCGAACGTGCATCCATGAACGTCGGGTACTTTGCTTTTAATGTTGAGAAAGCGCCATTCGACAAGAAAGAAGTGCGTCAAGCCATTTCGCATTTGATCAATAAAAAGGAAATCATTGATAATTTTTATGAAGGCACAGCAGAGCCTGCCAAGAATCCTATGCCGCCATCCGTTTCTGGCTACAATGATAAAGTCGAAGACTATGATTACGATGTAGAAAAGGCGAAAGAACTGCTGAAAAAAGCTGGGCTTGAAGACGGATTTAAAATGGACCTATGGGCAATGCCGGTACCGCGCCCATATATGCCAGATGGTCAAAAAGTGGCTGAGGCCATTCAAGCAAGTCTAAAACAAGTCGGCATCGAAGCGAATATCGTTTCGTACGAATGGGCTGCATATTTAGAGAAAGTGCAGGCTGGTGAAGCCCAATCCTTCATGATGGGCTGGACAGGCGATAATGGAGATGCGGATAACTTCCTTTATACATTATTGGATAAAGATAATATCGGCTCCAACAACTATGCCCGTTACGCAAACGATGAGGTCCATAAACTGCTGATCGAAGCTCAGTCCACGGCAGATGAAGCCAAGCGAAATGAGCTGTATGGAAAAGCACAGGAAATCATCCATGATGATGCTCCATGGGTTCCGCTTGTACACTCTTTACCGCAGTTAGCCGGATCTAAGACGGTCAAAGGGTTTGTTCCACATCCAACTGGTTCACAATCCCTTGTTAATGTTTCACTAGAAAATTAA
- a CDS encoding dipeptide ABC transporter ATP-binding protein, with product MNQTLVKVENLKKHFPIKGGVLGKTIGEVKAVDGLSFSIYKGETLGLVGESGCGKSTTGRLLLRLLEPSEGNVYFEGKDLTALSSSEMRKMRREMQMVFQDPFASLNPRHTIEKILEEPLIVHGVKDKRARKARVQELLKVVGLSSYHAKRYPHQFSGGQRQRIGIARALAVKPKLIIADEPVSALDVSIQAQVLNLLQDLQEDFDLTYLFIAHDLGVVRHISDRVGVMYLGHIVELTESEGLYEDPLHPYTQALLSAVPIPDVGYKGDRVILQGDVPSPSNPPGGCPFHTRCPKAIAGCSTEKPILNEHKPGHYVACHLYN from the coding sequence ATGAATCAAACATTGGTTAAGGTAGAAAACCTAAAGAAGCATTTTCCAATCAAAGGAGGGGTTCTCGGAAAGACCATCGGAGAGGTCAAGGCAGTTGATGGTTTGTCTTTTTCCATTTATAAAGGGGAAACCTTAGGACTTGTCGGTGAAAGCGGTTGCGGAAAGTCTACGACGGGAAGGTTATTGCTTCGATTGCTTGAGCCGAGTGAGGGTAATGTTTATTTCGAAGGAAAGGACCTGACAGCTTTATCTTCCAGTGAAATGAGAAAGATGCGCCGTGAAATGCAGATGGTCTTCCAGGACCCATTCGCTTCCCTCAATCCCAGGCATACTATTGAAAAAATATTGGAAGAACCGCTCATCGTTCATGGGGTTAAAGATAAAAGGGCGCGAAAGGCCCGTGTGCAGGAACTTCTTAAGGTTGTTGGCTTAAGCAGTTACCATGCTAAGAGGTATCCGCATCAATTCAGTGGGGGCCAACGGCAGCGTATTGGCATCGCGAGGGCACTTGCAGTCAAACCCAAACTGATCATTGCCGATGAGCCGGTATCTGCACTGGATGTGTCGATCCAGGCACAGGTCCTGAATTTGTTGCAGGATTTGCAGGAAGATTTTGATTTGACCTACTTGTTCATTGCCCATGATCTTGGAGTGGTGAGGCATATCTCCGACCGTGTCGGTGTCATGTATCTTGGACATATAGTTGAATTGACGGAAAGTGAAGGACTTTATGAAGATCCGCTTCATCCATATACGCAGGCTTTACTATCAGCCGTGCCCATCCCGGATGTGGGATACAAAGGGGATAGGGTAATCCTGCAGGGAGATGTTCCAAGCCCATCAAACCCGCCCGGAGGCTGCCCATTCCATACGAGATGTCCGAAGGCGATTGCAGGATGCAGTACGGAAAAGCCAATCCTGAATGAACATAAACCTGGTCACTACGTTGCTTGTCATTTATACAATTGA
- a CDS encoding ABC transporter ATP-binding protein, with protein MDEPIIKVNGLRTSFRTDDGVIPVVNSIDFHVNPGEVLGIVGESGCGKSVTSLSIMGLVPSPAGKVEGEILFKGENIANASEAKMRKIRGNDIAMIFQEPMTSLNPVFTIGEQLVETLRIHKKWNKKQARHRAVEMLKLVGLGRAEELLKEYPHQLSGGMRQRVMIAMAMICEPKLLIADEPTTALDVTIQAQILELMKNLNKETDTAIMMITHDLGVVAQMCERVIVMYAGKVIEEGNVQTIFQNPKHPYTVGLLQSIPDMRIKKDRLYSIPGNVPKPGTSNLGCQFAPRCSHAIEQCINETPSLLKFDEGQHVRCWLYEDGKGAALHESNIG; from the coding sequence ATGGACGAACCAATTATTAAGGTGAATGGGCTGCGAACCAGTTTTCGTACTGACGATGGGGTGATTCCTGTCGTGAATTCAATCGATTTCCATGTCAATCCTGGTGAGGTTCTAGGGATTGTAGGAGAATCGGGATGCGGAAAAAGCGTAACTTCTCTGTCCATCATGGGTCTGGTTCCTTCGCCGGCTGGTAAGGTGGAGGGGGAAATCCTTTTTAAAGGAGAGAACATCGCAAATGCTTCTGAAGCGAAAATGAGAAAAATTCGCGGGAATGATATAGCGATGATATTCCAGGAACCGATGACAAGCTTGAATCCTGTGTTCACTATTGGCGAGCAGTTGGTCGAGACGCTTCGGATACATAAAAAATGGAACAAAAAACAGGCCCGACATAGAGCGGTTGAAATGTTGAAGCTGGTAGGGCTTGGCCGTGCCGAGGAATTGCTCAAAGAATATCCGCATCAGCTTTCAGGTGGAATGAGACAAAGGGTCATGATAGCAATGGCCATGATTTGCGAGCCGAAACTCCTTATAGCCGATGAACCGACAACGGCTTTGGATGTGACGATCCAGGCACAAATCCTAGAGTTAATGAAGAATTTAAATAAAGAAACAGACACGGCAATCATGATGATTACCCATGATCTTGGGGTAGTGGCGCAAATGTGTGAACGTGTCATTGTCATGTATGCCGGCAAGGTGATAGAGGAAGGAAATGTGCAAACGATTTTCCAAAACCCTAAGCATCCTTATACGGTCGGTTTACTTCAGTCGATTCCTGATATGCGAATAAAGAAAGATCGCCTTTACTCGATACCGGGTAATGTGCCAAAACCTGGGACAAGCAACCTCGGGTGCCAGTTTGCCCCCCGGTGCTCCCATGCTATAGAGCAATGTATAAATGAGACCCCGTCTCTATTGAAATTCGATGAGGGTCAGCATGTTCGCTGCTGGCTGTATGAAGATGGGAAAGGAGCTGCCTTGCATGAATCAAACATTGGTTAA
- the ssb gene encoding single-stranded DNA-binding protein — MINQVTLVGRLTKDPELRYTPDGKAVSNITLAVNRNFRNTVGNYEADFVQCIIWKKSAENTAQYCKKGATIGITGRIQTRRYENQEGKYVYVTEVVAERVQFIGSKQNDIKPKDFEHIGL, encoded by the coding sequence ATGATTAACCAAGTTACCCTCGTCGGCAGGCTTACGAAGGATCCCGAATTAAGATACACACCCGATGGCAAGGCTGTTTCCAATATCACGTTAGCAGTCAACCGGAACTTCCGTAATACTGTCGGTAACTATGAGGCGGACTTCGTACAGTGTATCATATGGAAAAAGTCGGCTGAAAATACTGCTCAATATTGTAAAAAAGGTGCAACGATCGGCATAACTGGCAGAATACAAACAAGGAGATACGAAAATCAGGAGGGCAAATATGTATATGTAACTGAAGTGGTTGCCGAGAGGGTTCAATTCATTGGGTCCAAACAAAATGATATTAAGCCCAAAGATTTTGAACATATTGGTTTATAG
- a CDS encoding YwpF family protein yields MKSFKLISLQIVTENLNLIDIALTDGLIINKENDARTWLLEAFVEENHFNKLQPSLPNIDGEVYIQAVITKKDNEPALFHTVLRTIRKVGNHYSLLFVGHIKKTRSKYAELLLEDLVQKGLSGDELIKEFKQKIRSKPKLATNK; encoded by the coding sequence ATGAAATCATTTAAATTGATCTCGTTGCAAATTGTTACTGAAAATTTAAACTTGATTGATATCGCATTAACAGATGGACTGATAATAAATAAAGAAAATGACGCCAGAACATGGTTACTGGAAGCCTTTGTAGAAGAAAATCATTTCAATAAGCTTCAACCCTCACTTCCCAATATAGACGGAGAGGTGTATATCCAGGCAGTCATTACCAAAAAGGACAATGAACCGGCTTTGTTCCACACGGTTTTACGAACAATAAGAAAAGTGGGCAACCATTATAGCCTTTTATTCGTTGGCCACATCAAAAAAACACGGAGCAAATATGCTGAACTCCTTCTTGAAGATTTGGTCCAAAAAGGTCTATCCGGCGATGAATTAATAAAAGAGTTCAAGCAAAAAATCCGCTCAAAGCCTAAATTGGCAACTAATAAATAA
- the fabZ gene encoding 3-hydroxyacyl-ACP dehydratase FabZ: MLDITQIKEIIPHRYPFLLVDRIIEIDEGKRAVGLKNVSANEEFFNGHFPDYPVMPGVLIVEALAQVGAVAVLKQEEYKGRLAFFAGIDNCRFKKQVKPGDQLRLEVEIVRMRGSMGKGKAVATVDGETACEADIMFAFGDK; the protein is encoded by the coding sequence ATGCTTGATATCACACAAATAAAGGAAATTATCCCACATCGTTACCCATTCTTATTAGTCGACCGGATCATAGAAATAGATGAAGGGAAAAGAGCGGTTGGATTGAAGAATGTCTCAGCAAATGAAGAATTCTTTAATGGCCATTTCCCCGATTATCCAGTTATGCCTGGAGTTTTGATTGTAGAGGCATTAGCGCAAGTCGGTGCTGTAGCCGTTTTGAAACAAGAAGAATACAAAGGAAGGCTTGCTTTTTTCGCTGGGATTGATAATTGCCGCTTTAAAAAGCAAGTTAAACCAGGTGATCAGCTGCGTCTGGAAGTGGAAATAGTGCGTATGAGAGGGTCAATGGGTAAAGGGAAAGCAGTGGCAACGGTAGATGGAGAAACAGCATGTGAAGCCGATATCATGTTTGCTTTTGGTGACAAATAA
- a CDS encoding DNA-directed RNA polymerase subunit beta: MEQNRVMRQEIEEEIKEVEAKPNRRIKVRLLPIWLRLLIVIGLIFIAVLSGALLGYSVIGGGHAMDVFQKSTWTHIIDIVNKGA; this comes from the coding sequence ATGGAACAAAATCGTGTAATGAGACAAGAAATTGAAGAAGAGATAAAGGAAGTTGAGGCGAAACCGAATCGTAGAATCAAGGTCCGTCTTTTGCCAATTTGGCTTCGTTTACTCATTGTTATTGGATTGATTTTCATTGCTGTATTATCCGGGGCACTATTAGGATATAGTGTGATTGGTGGAGGACATGCAATGGATGTTTTCCAAAAATCCACATGGACCCATATTATTGATATAGTGAACAAGGGCGCGTAG
- a CDS encoding flagellar hook-basal body protein, with the protein MNRTMMTATNTLNQLQSKIDQIGNNIANADTTAYKKTQTSFNDLLTQSFNNQPGETKEKGRLTTPGIRQGTGAMISQSQLVLSQGALKTTDRNLDAAFTRDDQFFTVSVHDDKGVNTRLTRDGAFYLSPNANDQLMLVTSAGHKVLDENGEPILIEGNIKDIKISENGLLIVDTEEYGEKSFGLGIVSVKKTQFLDRLGGNLLGLPKNFNALGVTEDDIMTALTGDSRNRAAVRQGSLESSNVDLSKEMTDLINVQRSYQFQSRAVTMADQMSGLVNGIR; encoded by the coding sequence ATGAATCGGACGATGATGACGGCGACGAATACGCTGAACCAACTTCAAAGTAAAATCGACCAAATAGGTAATAATATCGCGAATGCGGACACGACCGCCTACAAAAAGACCCAAACGAGTTTCAATGACTTATTGACACAGAGTTTCAATAATCAACCGGGTGAGACCAAGGAAAAAGGAAGATTGACCACACCTGGAATCCGGCAAGGAACAGGTGCTATGATAAGCCAATCTCAATTGGTGCTTTCACAGGGAGCCTTAAAAACGACGGACCGCAACCTTGATGCTGCATTCACCCGGGATGACCAATTCTTCACCGTAAGCGTTCATGACGATAAAGGGGTCAATACAAGGCTTACAAGGGATGGGGCCTTTTATTTATCTCCTAATGCTAACGACCAACTGATGCTCGTTACCTCTGCTGGACATAAAGTCCTTGATGAAAATGGTGAACCGATCCTCATTGAGGGGAATATTAAAGACATTAAGATTTCAGAAAATGGCTTATTGATAGTGGATACGGAAGAATATGGCGAAAAGAGTTTTGGGCTCGGAATCGTCTCGGTCAAGAAAACGCAATTTCTTGACCGGCTAGGCGGAAATTTACTTGGACTGCCCAAAAACTTCAATGCCTTGGGTGTTACTGAAGACGATATCATGACTGCATTAACAGGGGATTCCCGCAACCGGGCAGCAGTCCGTCAAGGGTCTTTGGAGTCATCAAATGTCGATCTTTCCAAAGAAATGACGGATCTAATCAATGTTCAGAGGTCTTACCAATTTCAATCCCGTGCTGTAACGATGGCTGATCAAATGAGCGGATTGGTCAATGGAATCCGTTAA